From Woronichinia naegeliana WA131, the proteins below share one genomic window:
- the rplX gene encoding 50S ribosomal protein L24, which yields MRANATKRTVAPKRYRMHVKKGDTVQIISGKDKGKIGEILETVPANSTVVVKGVNIRTKHVKPQQEGESGQIKTYESPIHSSKVMLYSNKEKIASRICYTFTDDGRKVRMLKKTGEILDK from the coding sequence ATGAGAGCCAACGCTACCAAGCGGACTGTTGCACCTAAACGCTACAGAATGCATGTTAAAAAAGGGGATACAGTACAGATTATCTCTGGTAAAGACAAAGGCAAAATTGGAGAAATTCTGGAAACTGTTCCGGCTAACAGCACGGTCGTGGTTAAAGGAGTCAACATCCGTACCAAGCACGTCAAGCCTCAACAGGAAGGAGAATCGGGTCAAATTAAGACCTATGAGTCTCCCATTCATAGTTCCAAAGTGATGCTCTATTCCAATAAAGAGAAAATCGCCAGCCGCATTTGTTATACCTTTACCGATGATGGTCGCAAGGTACGGATGCTGAAAAAAACAGGAGAAATCCTCGATAAGTAG
- the rplN gene encoding 50S ribosomal protein L14: MIQQQTYLNVADNSGARKLMCLRVLGTGNCTYGGIGDQIIAVVKDAIPNMPVKKSDVVKAVIVRTKQAVHRDSGMAIRFDDNAAVIINNDGNPKGTRVFGPVARELRDKNYTKIVSLAPEVL; encoded by the coding sequence GTGATTCAACAACAAACCTACCTGAATGTCGCTGACAATAGCGGTGCTCGCAAGCTAATGTGCCTACGGGTTTTGGGAACCGGCAACTGCACCTACGGGGGCATCGGAGATCAAATCATCGCCGTTGTCAAAGATGCTATTCCCAATATGCCCGTTAAAAAATCAGACGTGGTTAAAGCGGTCATCGTTCGTACCAAACAAGCTGTTCATCGGGACAGTGGTATGGCAATTCGCTTTGACGATAACGCGGCCGTCATTATTAACAATGACGGTAATCCCAAAGGAACACGGGTTTTTGGCCCAGTGGCCCGCGAATTACGGGACAAAAACTATACAAAAATCGTTTCCCTTGCCCCGGAGGTACTCTAA
- the rpsQ gene encoding 30S ribosomal protein S17, translating to MAVKERVGVVVSNKMDKTVVVAVENRSPHPKYGKIVVKTTKFKAHDEENQCQEGDRVRIQETRPLSKTKRWAVKEILSHQS from the coding sequence ATGGCAGTTAAAGAAAGAGTGGGAGTCGTTGTCAGTAACAAAATGGATAAAACTGTTGTAGTTGCTGTCGAAAACCGATCGCCCCACCCCAAGTACGGCAAAATCGTCGTCAAAACCACCAAGTTTAAAGCCCACGACGAAGAAAATCAATGCCAAGAAGGCGATCGCGTCCGTATTCAGGAAACGCGGCCTTTGAGCAAAACTAAACGTTGGGCTGTTAAGGAAATTCTGAGTCATCAATCCTAG
- the rpmC gene encoding 50S ribosomal protein L29, with protein MALPKIQEARDLNAEELAEEILAAKRKLFELRFQQATRRLEKSHEFKHTRHRLAQLLTVERERQLSANSEA; from the coding sequence ATGGCTCTCCCTAAAATCCAAGAGGCTAGAGATCTCAATGCCGAAGAATTAGCCGAGGAAATTCTGGCGGCTAAACGTAAATTATTTGAGTTGCGTTTTCAACAGGCAACCCGCCGTTTGGAAAAGTCTCATGAGTTCAAACACACCCGTCACCGTTTGGCCCAGTTGTTAACTGTAGAGCGGGAACGTCAACTTTCAGCTAATAGCGAGGCATAA
- the rplP gene encoding 50S ribosomal protein L16 gives MLSPRRTKFRKQQRGRMRGLAERGSNINFGDYALQATEPCWITSRQIEAARRAMTRYIKRGGKIWIRIFPDKPVTMRPAETRMGSGKGSPEYWVAVVKPGRVMFELAGVTEEIAREAMRLAAQKLPIKTKFISRDEEYI, from the coding sequence ATGTTAAGTCCTAGAAGAACAAAGTTTCGTAAGCAGCAGCGTGGGCGGATGCGCGGCTTGGCTGAAAGAGGCAGCAACATTAATTTTGGTGATTACGCCTTACAAGCGACCGAACCCTGTTGGATTACCTCTCGTCAAATCGAAGCCGCCCGTCGGGCCATGACCCGCTATATCAAACGGGGTGGAAAAATCTGGATTCGGATTTTTCCTGACAAACCGGTCACCATGCGCCCCGCCGAAACACGGATGGGTTCAGGGAAAGGTTCCCCCGAATATTGGGTTGCGGTAGTCAAGCCTGGTCGGGTCATGTTTGAACTGGCAGGGGTAACTGAGGAAATTGCCAGAGAAGCTATGCGCCTAGCTGCTCAAAAATTACCAATTAAAACCAAGTTTATTTCCCGCGACGAGGAGTACATTTAA
- the rpsC gene encoding 30S ribosomal protein S3, with translation MGQKIHPVGFRLGITKEHKSCWYADAKRYPELLQEDHRIRQYVEKNLSNAGIADIRIERKADQIELAIHTARPGVVVGRGGSGIEQLRVGLQTMLGGNRQIRINVIEVARVDADAALIAEYIAQQLERRVSFRRVVRQAIQRAQRAEVKGIKIQVSGRLNGAEIARTEWVREGRVPLHTLRADIDYSYRTAKTTYGILGIKVWIFKGEIIPGQEEKPVPAPVAQPRRKSRRQNFEDRSE, from the coding sequence ATGGGACAAAAAATACATCCAGTGGGCTTTCGCCTTGGTATCACCAAAGAACATAAATCCTGTTGGTATGCCGATGCAAAGCGTTATCCTGAACTTCTCCAAGAAGATCACCGCATTCGACAATACGTCGAAAAAAATCTGAGTAATGCGGGCATCGCGGATATTCGCATTGAGCGCAAAGCCGATCAGATCGAATTGGCAATTCATACCGCTAGACCTGGCGTGGTCGTCGGTCGTGGGGGTTCGGGCATTGAACAACTCCGCGTTGGACTTCAAACCATGCTGGGGGGCAACCGTCAGATCCGTATCAACGTGATTGAAGTTGCCCGTGTGGATGCCGATGCCGCTTTAATTGCGGAATATATTGCCCAGCAGTTAGAACGTCGGGTTTCCTTTCGTCGAGTTGTCCGTCAAGCCATTCAACGAGCCCAACGTGCTGAAGTCAAGGGAATTAAAATTCAAGTGAGTGGCCGTCTCAACGGAGCCGAAATTGCTCGGACAGAATGGGTTCGGGAAGGGCGAGTTCCCCTCCACACCCTGCGAGCCGACATTGACTATTCCTACCGCACCGCTAAAACCACCTACGGTATTTTGGGCATTAAGGTTTGGATTTTCAAAGGAGAAATTATTCCAGGACAAGAAGAAAAACCTGTTCCGGCTCCCGTTGCCCAGCCCCGTCGGAAATCTCGCCGTCAAAACTTTGAAGACCGTTCTGAATAA
- the rplV gene encoding 50S ribosomal protein L22, whose translation MAIDTTAEVKAIARYVRMSPYKVRRVLDQIRGRSYREALIVLEFMPYKACEPVLKTLRSAVANAEHNEGLDPASLMVSQAFADGGPSLRRFRPRAQGRAFQIRKPTCHITVAVAPQTDR comes from the coding sequence ATGGCGATAGATACGACAGCCGAAGTAAAAGCGATCGCTCGTTACGTGCGGATGTCCCCCTACAAAGTGCGTCGCGTTCTCGATCAGATTCGGGGGCGTTCCTACCGTGAAGCTCTCATTGTTCTAGAGTTCATGCCCTACAAAGCTTGTGAACCTGTCCTTAAAACCCTGCGTTCCGCCGTTGCCAATGCAGAGCATAATGAGGGACTCGATCCGGCCAGTTTAATGGTCAGTCAAGCCTTTGCGGATGGCGGCCCTAGCCTAAGACGGTTTCGACCTCGCGCCCAGGGTAGAGCTTTCCAAATTCGCAAACCAACCTGTCACATTACGGTTGCAGTCGCGCCCCAGACAGACAGATAA
- the rpsS gene encoding 30S ribosomal protein S19: protein MGRSLKKGPFVAVSLLKKIEKLNVKGEKQVIKTWSRASTILPDMVGHTIAVHNGKQHVPVFVSEQMVGHKLGEFAPTRTFRSHSKSDKKAGRK, encoded by the coding sequence ATGGGTCGTTCTCTCAAAAAAGGGCCATTCGTGGCAGTTAGCCTCCTCAAAAAAATTGAGAAGCTGAATGTCAAAGGCGAAAAACAAGTCATTAAAACCTGGTCGCGGGCTTCGACCATCTTGCCAGATATGGTAGGTCACACGATCGCCGTCCATAACGGCAAACAACACGTCCCCGTCTTCGTTTCGGAACAGATGGTCGGCCACAAGTTAGGAGAATTCGCTCCAACTCGTACCTTCCGCAGCCATTCCAAGAGCGATAAAAAAGCCGGTCGCAAATAA
- the rplB gene encoding 50S ribosomal protein L2: protein MGIRSYRPLTPGTRQASVSDFSEVTKSEPEKSLTTYKHNKKGRNNRGVVTSRHRGGGHKRLYRIVDFRRDKRNIPAKVAAIEYDPNRNARLALLFYEDGEKRYILAPANLAVGTVIIAGENAPFEIGNALPLSRIPLGTEVHNIELVAGKGGQMVRAAGGFAQVVAKDGDYVTLKLPSKEVRMVRKECYATIGRVGNAEVRNLSLGKAGRTRHLGRRPHVRGSVMNPVDHPHGGGEGRAPIGRSGPVTPWGKPALGAKTRNKKKRSSALIVRRRTK from the coding sequence ATGGGTATCCGTTCCTATCGGCCCTTAACTCCCGGAACTCGGCAGGCCAGTGTCTCCGACTTCTCGGAAGTTACGAAAAGTGAGCCGGAAAAGTCACTTACGACCTACAAACATAATAAAAAAGGTCGGAATAATCGCGGTGTTGTCACCAGTCGCCATCGTGGTGGTGGTCATAAACGTCTTTATCGGATTGTTGATTTTCGTCGAGATAAACGTAATATTCCTGCCAAAGTCGCGGCGATCGAATACGATCCCAACCGCAATGCTCGCCTCGCTCTGCTCTTCTATGAAGATGGAGAAAAACGTTATATTCTCGCCCCTGCTAACTTAGCCGTTGGCACAGTTATTATTGCTGGCGAAAATGCCCCCTTTGAAATCGGAAATGCTTTGCCTTTAAGCCGGATTCCCCTTGGTACTGAAGTTCACAATATTGAACTCGTCGCTGGTAAAGGTGGTCAGATGGTACGCGCGGCCGGTGGTTTTGCCCAGGTCGTTGCCAAGGACGGAGATTACGTAACGCTTAAATTGCCATCTAAAGAAGTGCGGATGGTCAGAAAAGAATGTTACGCCACCATTGGTCGGGTTGGTAATGCAGAGGTGCGAAACCTCTCCCTCGGTAAAGCGGGTCGAACCCGTCATCTAGGTCGTCGTCCCCACGTTCGTGGTAGTGTGATGAACCCTGTCGATCACCCGCATGGTGGAGGAGAAGGCCGGGCTCCCATTGGACGTTCTGGCCCTGTTACACCTTGGGGTAAACCAGCTCTGGGTGCTAAGACTCGTAATAAGAAAAAGCGCAGCAGTGCGTTAATTGTGCGCCGTCGTACCAAATAG
- a CDS encoding 50S ribosomal protein L23 — MTKFNPRSLADLIVKPIVTEKATLLLEDNKYVFDVLPKATKPEIKAAIELLFEVKVTKVNTARLPRKTKRVGRFLGYKPQFKRAIVTLQEGDSISLFPEV; from the coding sequence GTGACTAAATTTAATCCTCGTAGTTTAGCTGATCTGATCGTTAAACCCATTGTTACTGAAAAAGCAACGCTTTTATTAGAAGACAACAAATACGTTTTTGATGTATTACCGAAAGCCACTAAACCGGAAATTAAGGCGGCGATCGAGTTGTTGTTTGAGGTAAAAGTCACCAAAGTGAATACGGCTCGTTTACCCCGTAAAACCAAGCGGGTAGGTCGTTTTCTGGGTTATAAACCCCAATTCAAACGCGCGATTGTCACCCTTCAAGAAGGCGACTCGATTAGTCTCTTCCCAGAAGTTTAG
- the rplD gene encoding 50S ribosomal protein L4 gives MVNCVVKNWQGEEVGEASLSLKVAKEENAAHIVHRAVIRQQTNARQGNASTKTRAEVRGGGRKPWRQKGTGRARAGSIRSPLWRGGGVSFGPKPKDYEVKMNRKERRLALRTAIAGRADDLIVVESFADQLTQPKTKDLAAALQRWGITGEKQALLIVAEIPDNLYLSARNLCFLKVLRADSLNIYDIMVANKIVATSDALEKLQEVYSD, from the coding sequence ATGGTTAACTGTGTCGTTAAAAATTGGCAAGGGGAAGAGGTTGGCGAAGCGTCCCTCTCCCTCAAAGTAGCCAAAGAAGAAAATGCGGCCCACATTGTCCATCGGGCTGTCATTCGTCAACAAACTAATGCGCGTCAAGGTAATGCTTCGACGAAAACCCGTGCTGAGGTGCGGGGTGGGGGTCGTAAACCCTGGCGGCAAAAAGGAACTGGTCGGGCCAGGGCTGGTTCGATTCGTTCTCCTCTCTGGCGGGGTGGTGGTGTCAGTTTTGGCCCTAAACCCAAGGATTATGAGGTCAAGATGAACCGCAAGGAACGTCGTTTGGCTCTCAGAACCGCGATCGCTGGTCGGGCGGACGATTTAATTGTAGTAGAGTCCTTTGCTGACCAATTAACCCAACCCAAAACCAAAGATTTGGCGGCGGCCTTACAACGCTGGGGAATTACTGGTGAAAAACAAGCCCTACTGATTGTGGCAGAAATTCCCGATAATTTGTATTTATCTGCTCGTAATCTTTGCTTCTTAAAAGTACTGAGAGCCGACAGTTTAAATATCTACGACATTATGGTTGCGAATAAAATTGTGGCCACCTCCGATGCCCTAGAAAAACTCCAGGAGGTTTATAGTGACTAA
- the rplC gene encoding 50S ribosomal protein L3, producing the protein MSIGLLGTKLGMTQIFDPENGTAIPVTVVQVGPCPITQVKTPETDGYSSIQIGYLEVKEKALSKPERGHLNKAEAPPLRHLTEYRTEDTASYSLGQTLKADLFNVGDLVDVAGQTIGRGFSGYQKRHNFKRGNMTHGSKNHRLPGSTGAGTTPGRVYPGKRMAGQYGATQVTIRRLTVVRVDAERNLLLIKGALPGKSGTLLNITPAKKVGRK; encoded by the coding sequence GTGTCTATCGGTCTCTTAGGGACAAAGTTGGGTATGACCCAGATCTTTGATCCAGAAAACGGGACAGCCATCCCAGTCACTGTTGTGCAAGTTGGCCCCTGTCCTATTACACAAGTTAAAACCCCTGAAACCGATGGCTATAGTTCCATCCAGATTGGGTATTTAGAAGTTAAAGAAAAAGCTCTGAGCAAACCCGAACGGGGCCATCTAAACAAAGCAGAAGCTCCTCCCTTGCGTCACTTAACGGAATATCGCACGGAAGATACGGCTAGTTATAGCTTAGGTCAAACCCTAAAAGCTGATCTCTTCAATGTAGGAGATTTAGTCGATGTGGCGGGTCAGACGATCGGGCGAGGTTTTTCGGGTTATCAAAAACGCCATAACTTCAAACGCGGTAACATGACTCACGGTTCTAAAAACCACCGCTTACCTGGTTCGACGGGAGCAGGAACAACGCCTGGACGTGTCTATCCTGGGAAACGGATGGCTGGGCAATATGGGGCTACCCAAGTCACCATTCGCCGCTTAACCGTAGTTAGAGTTGATGCAGAGCGCAATCTCTTGCTGATCAAAGGTGCATTACCAGGCAAGTCTGGCACACTTTTGAATATTACTCCCGCCAAAAAAGTTGGCAGAAAATAA
- a CDS encoding hemolysin XhlA family protein: MPTPTIIETDLREVLAEMNKKLDTISADMNRKLETISKDVNQVQIRLATVETKVDNIEKRLDSMDKRFDKMELQIEKVENNQGKQVWALIGILFTAVVATSIRFVLTALPQS, translated from the coding sequence ATGCCAACACCGACTATCATCGAAACTGATTTGCGCGAAGTTCTAGCCGAAATGAATAAGAAGCTAGATACAATTTCTGCTGACATGAACAGAAAATTAGAGACTATTTCTAAAGATGTCAATCAAGTACAGATTCGATTGGCGACCGTAGAAACCAAAGTTGATAACATAGAAAAACGGTTAGATTCTATGGATAAACGATTTGACAAAATGGAACTTCAGATTGAAAAGGTAGAAAATAATCAAGGTAAACAGGTTTGGGCTTTGATTGGGATTTTGTTTACGGCGGTAGTGGCAACGTCTATTCGTTTTGTTTTAACGGCTTTGCCCCAGAGTTAA
- the purN gene encoding phosphoribosylglycinamide formyltransferase — protein sequence MSDPGLTPSFISPAISLENLPLSKTLKLGVMASGSGSNFEALMAVINQDQLNAQVQVVIYNNPTAKVKERAERWQVPTVLLDHRLFNSRESLDQAIVTTLKDYAVDWVIMAGWMRIVTPVLLTAFPQRVLNIHPSLLPSFRGVRAVEQALAAGVKVTGCTVHYASAEVDSGPIIAQAVVPILPDDTSDGLHARIQVQEHQIFPKAIALAAYLAEQNI from the coding sequence ATGAGTGACCCTGGTTTAACACCAAGTTTTATTTCACCAGCAATTTCCCTAGAGAATCTACCACTTTCCAAGACGTTAAAGCTGGGAGTGATGGCTTCGGGGAGTGGCAGTAATTTTGAGGCTCTGATGGCGGTGATCAATCAGGATCAACTCAATGCCCAGGTACAGGTTGTTATTTACAATAATCCAACTGCTAAGGTGAAGGAAAGGGCCGAACGGTGGCAAGTTCCAACCGTACTGTTAGATCATCGTCTTTTTAATAGTCGAGAATCGCTCGATCAGGCGATTGTCACCACCCTGAAAGATTACGCGGTGGATTGGGTGATTATGGCCGGTTGGATGCGGATCGTTACCCCTGTTTTATTAACCGCTTTTCCGCAACGGGTTCTGAATATTCATCCCAGTTTGTTACCTAGTTTTCGTGGGGTTAGGGCCGTGGAACAGGCTTTGGCGGCGGGTGTAAAGGTGACGGGTTGTACGGTACATTATGCTAGTGCAGAAGTGGATAGTGGCCCCATTATTGCCCAGGCGGTGGTTCCTATTTTACCTGATGATACATCCGACGGTCTTCATGCTCGTATTCAGGTACAGGAACATCAAATTTTTCCCAAAGCGATCGCCTTAGCCGCCTATTTAGCAGAACAAAATATTTAG
- a CDS encoding PD-(D/E)XK nuclease family protein, translating into MIDPPLRLSQGHLQLLATCPPQFQRLYLEQLTTPIPPEQQEKLDWGDRFHRLMQQWELGLPVEILLDQYPDLAAAFSALIKAVPALQNPYPGRRPEHYLILPWQNYLLTVIYDLLVTEPDRAEILDWKTYLLPQNPEKIILSWQTKLYLYVLAETSVYEPEQLSMTYWFVKLPQTPQSLTIAYGQKQHQETRQELDRLLTQLNQCLSPPDDSVPVFPHQTDCQSRCPYRQHFPMVSQEVNLLKRLAAIPPLSP; encoded by the coding sequence ATGATTGATCCACCGTTGCGTCTCTCCCAGGGTCATTTACAACTTCTGGCAACCTGTCCCCCCCAGTTTCAGCGTCTTTATCTAGAACAGTTAACTACGCCTATTCCGCCAGAACAGCAGGAAAAATTGGATTGGGGCGATCGTTTTCACCGCCTCATGCAGCAATGGGAATTAGGTTTGCCGGTTGAGATCTTGCTAGACCAATACCCCGATCTGGCCGCTGCTTTTTCTGCCCTCATTAAAGCTGTGCCTGCTCTCCAAAATCCCTATCCAGGGCGCAGACCAGAACATTATCTGATCCTTCCCTGGCAAAACTACTTATTGACCGTGATCTATGATTTGTTAGTAACGGAACCAGACCGAGCCGAAATTCTAGACTGGAAAACCTATTTATTACCCCAAAACCCTGAAAAAATTATCTTGTCTTGGCAAACGAAGCTCTATCTCTACGTTTTAGCGGAAACGAGTGTCTATGAACCTGAACAATTGTCGATGACCTACTGGTTTGTGAAATTACCCCAAACCCCTCAATCTCTAACCATTGCCTATGGTCAAAAACAGCATCAGGAAACTCGGCAGGAACTGGATCGTTTACTGACCCAGTTAAATCAATGCTTATCTCCCCCTGATGATTCTGTTCCTGTTTTTCCTCACCAAACCGATTGCCAGTCCCGTTGTCCCTACCGTCAACACTTTCCCATGGTTTCCCAAGAAGTAAATTTGCTCAAACGTTTAGCGGCGATTCCCCCTCTCTCTCCTTAA
- a CDS encoding energy-coupling factor ABC transporter ATP-binding protein — MNDEAHSIIADQISFYWQSDRPMLQNCSLKVPKGEFWMLLGTNGSGKSTLLRLLAGLLTPQSGQISLKQPLGFVFQNPDHQLVMPTVGADIAFGLVKENLTVQETRQRVAEALTAVNLLEMERRPIYALSGGQKQRIAIAGAIARHCEVLLLDEPTALLDANTQRELVIEVQRLVKVRGMTALWVTHRLEELNYCDGAFLLESGKVVAQGDPQILKQRLMRSEIDS, encoded by the coding sequence ATGAACGACGAAGCCCATAGTATTATCGCCGACCAGATTTCCTTCTATTGGCAGAGCGATCGCCCCATGCTCCAAAATTGTTCTCTAAAAGTGCCGAAGGGGGAATTTTGGATGCTATTAGGAACCAATGGTAGTGGAAAATCGACCCTATTGCGTTTACTAGCTGGCTTGTTGACTCCTCAATCAGGACAAATTAGTCTAAAACAACCCTTGGGCTTTGTCTTTCAAAATCCGGATCATCAATTGGTCATGCCCACCGTCGGAGCCGATATCGCCTTTGGTCTAGTCAAGGAAAATCTGACAGTACAAGAAACCCGTCAACGAGTCGCCGAAGCCCTCACCGCCGTTAATCTCTTGGAAATGGAACGTCGTCCCATCTATGCGCTCAGTGGCGGTCAAAAACAACGTATTGCGATTGCAGGTGCGATCGCCCGTCATTGTGAGGTATTGCTATTAGATGAACCGACAGCCCTATTGGATGCTAATACTCAACGCGAATTAGTGATCGAAGTGCAGCGTTTAGTCAAAGTTAGAGGGATGACGGCTCTTTGGGTGACACATCGTTTAGAGGAATTAAATTACTGTGATGGGGCCTTTTTATTGGAATCAGGCAAAGTTGTTGCCCAAGGCGATCCCCAAATCTTAAAACAGCGATTAATGCGTTCAGAAATTGATTCCTAG
- a CDS encoding ISNCY family transposase, whose translation MSTDFAERKMEVNDLSFDGIVHCLNEVIGKIDDPRSVSNATKYSLREAILGAFAAFFMQNESFLEYQRQLNSRCGRDNAQRLFGLEKIPTVEQIRNIVDGVAASSLFPLFGLIYQALRSMGFLKAYEILRGNLLVAMDGTNYYSSEKVNCPCCSTKTSKQGKVTYFHQALLPVIVSPDHESVFSLPPEFITPQDGSEKQDCEQNAAKRWISNHASLFAGQKITLLGDDLYSRQPTCQHCLDHDFNFIFVCLPTSHPTLYEWLNYLEANGEVKTTQHRRWNGKYFEIWHCRYLNQIPLRDQQPALLVNWCELKIHRESDAQLLYHNSWITNHFLTPHIVLDVCRAGRTRWRTENENHNILKNRGYHLEHNFGHGKQHLASVLLTLNLLAFLLHTVLGLVDERYQRIRVQRGTRKGFFQDILSLTKYLFFESWHHLLDFMLDDSVSLAVSNSS comes from the coding sequence GTGTCTACTGATTTTGCAGAGAGAAAGATGGAAGTAAACGACCTAAGTTTTGACGGAATCGTTCACTGTTTAAACGAGGTCATTGGGAAGATAGATGACCCCCGTTCGGTTAGTAATGCAACGAAATATAGTCTAAGAGAGGCGATACTGGGGGCATTTGCCGCCTTTTTTATGCAAAATGAGTCATTTTTAGAGTACCAACGTCAGCTTAACAGCCGTTGTGGGCGAGATAATGCTCAGAGGTTGTTTGGACTAGAAAAAATACCAACAGTAGAACAGATTCGCAACATTGTGGATGGGGTAGCAGCGAGTAGTCTATTCCCTTTGTTTGGGTTAATTTACCAAGCATTGAGGAGCATGGGATTCTTGAAAGCCTATGAAATATTGAGGGGAAATCTTCTAGTAGCAATGGATGGGACAAATTACTACAGTTCGGAAAAAGTAAATTGTCCATGCTGTTCAACCAAAACGTCAAAACAGGGAAAAGTCACCTACTTCCATCAGGCATTATTGCCCGTGATTGTTTCCCCAGACCATGAATCAGTTTTTTCCTTACCCCCTGAATTTATTACCCCTCAAGACGGTTCTGAAAAGCAAGATTGTGAGCAAAATGCGGCGAAACGTTGGATAAGTAACCATGCTAGTTTGTTTGCGGGACAGAAGATAACTCTGCTAGGGGATGACTTGTACAGTCGTCAGCCCACTTGTCAGCACTGTCTCGACCACGATTTCAACTTTATCTTCGTCTGTTTACCGACTTCTCATCCCACACTCTATGAATGGTTAAACTATTTAGAAGCTAATGGAGAAGTCAAAACCACTCAACACCGACGTTGGAATGGGAAGTATTTCGAGATTTGGCACTGCCGTTATCTCAATCAGATTCCCCTGCGAGACCAACAGCCTGCTTTGTTGGTTAACTGGTGTGAGCTAAAAATCCACCGCGAATCCGATGCTCAACTTCTTTATCACAATAGTTGGATTACCAATCATTTTCTCACCCCTCACATCGTTCTTGATGTCTGTCGTGCTGGACGGACTCGTTGGCGTACTGAGAACGAGAATCACAATATTCTCAAAAATCGAGGCTATCACTTAGAGCATAATTTTGGGCATGGTAAACAACACCTCGCCTCTGTTTTGCTTACCCTGAATTTGCTGGCTTTTCTCTTGCACACGGTTTTAGGTTTGGTTGATGAACGTTACCAGAGAATTCGCGTCCAACGCGGCACTCGTAAGGGATTCTTTCAAGATATTCTCTCTTTGACCAAATATCTGTTCTTTGAAAGCTGGCATCATCTTTTAGATTTTATGCTTGATGACTCAGTTTCTCTCGCTGTCTCGAATTCTTCCTAG